The following coding sequences lie in one Haematobia irritans isolate KBUSLIRL chromosome 3, ASM5000362v1, whole genome shotgun sequence genomic window:
- the LOC142228133 gene encoding NADH-quinone oxidoreductase subunit B 2-like encodes MLRSAASILANKGPKLATGIPSTIGVFGPALNNLIVRQQQTMPVVDSNTSLPKKGYSPFGTKQSSMAEWSLARLDDLLNWGRKGSIWPLTFGLACCAVEMMHIAAPRYDMDRYGVVFRASPRQADVIIVAGTLTNKMAPALRKVYDQMPEPRWVISMGSCANGGGYYHYSYSVVRGCDRIIPVDIYVPGCPPTAEALMYGVLQLQKKVKRMKTLQMWYRK; translated from the coding sequence ATGTTGCGCTCCGCTGCATCAATTTTGGCAAACAAGGGTCCCAAATTAGCCACTGGGATTCCCTCAACAATTGGAGTTTTTGGCCCAGCTTTAAACAATCTAATTGTTCGCCAACAACAGACAATGCCGGTGGTTGATTCAAATACATCCTTGCCAAAGAAAGGCTACAGCCCATTTGGTACTAAACAGTCCAGTATGGCAGAATGGTCATTGGCTCGTTTGGATGATCTACTCAATTGGGGTCGTAAGGGTTCTATTTGGCCATTGACTTTTGGTTTGGCATGCTGTGCAGTCGAAATGATGCACATCGCCGCTCCCCGTTATGATATGGATCGTTACGGCGTAGTATTCAGAGCTTCGCCGCGTCAGGCCGATGTCATCATTGTAGCTGGTACTTTAACCAATAAGATGGCTCCAGCTCTGCGAAAAGTTTACGATCAGATGCCTGAACCACGATGGGTAATTTCGATGGGAAGCTGTGCCAACGGTGGAGGCTATTACCACTACTCCTACTCTGTTGTCCGCGGATGCGATCGCATTATCCCTGTTGATATTTACGTTCCCGGTTGTCCACCCACCGCTGAGGCGTTGATGTACGGAGTACTACAATTACAAAAGAAAGTTAAGCGCATGAAGACCCTACAAATGTGGTACCGAAAATAG